Below is a genomic region from Gopherus flavomarginatus isolate rGopFla2 chromosome 9, rGopFla2.mat.asm, whole genome shotgun sequence.
CATGCGCAGGTGGAGGCTTTTCCTCCCTCCAGGGGCATCCCCCCAGCGAGCGGGGCTGACAAGCCTGGGCTCTAGCTAGGACAGGCCTGgctctgggcttctgcctgctCCTATCTCTGGGCGATGCGGGAGGACCCGTTTTTCCAGGGATGCAGTGTCTAGAGATAACCACAGACTCCTACAAGCAATGACAGTGCTGTCCAGGGGTCAGAGCCTGAGGCTTCTGCCCTGCATTTACTCAAGCATTTTGTATGGGAGGACATCAGCCAGCCTGTGAATACTGGGGCTGAAATGAAACCTTTCTCTAGTGGCAGATTATTCCATCGCATacagggttcttacaccttcctctgaagcatctggtgccacCCATTGTCACAGCAGGATaatggactagatggactatGGGTCTGAGCCAATctgacaattcctatgttcctaaggATTTAAAGGCATTGCCCTATGCATGGAGCTGATAAATTCACGGGGAATCCATTTCTGACTATGTACAATTCCCCACACATGACTGAGCAACAATtaagaaaggaaaatatttacaGTAGAACATTCTGACCCTTCTTCATTTACTCTCTTTCCCAGGCTTGTATGAGTCCATCAAAACATGCTAGAACTGCTCAGGGTCCAGTGGTGACAAAGGAGCTTCCAGGTCATAGCACCATAGAGTTCAAAACCAGAAGAGACCACCAGTCTATCCCTGAGAGGTGGTGTTTCCCTGGCTGCTTCTGTGTGGCTTCTAAGGAGCAACAATGAATTCCTCTTTCCCTTTCCCAGAGAGCCACCTCAGCCTGCTGGAGCTTTTGAAAGGGGAGAACGTGTCCCTGCCTGGAGTATGGAATGGGAGCCAGGGGCTGGACTGGGAGGAGCTGGAAAAGATGCTCTTCCTGTTTGCAAAGGAGCCTGTCACCATCAGCCTGACCATCCTGTACCTGATCTCTTTTGTGGTGGGATTTGTTGGGAACATCATGTCCATCAAAGTGCTCACCAGGAAACGCAGCAGCCGGATGCCCAGTCTGAGTGCCACCAGGAGCCTCCTTATCAACCTGGCCATCTGCGACTTGATGGTGGTGTGCGTCTGCATGCCCATCACGGTGGGGAACTTGATATACAAAGCCTGGGTGTACGGGGACTTCCTGTGCAGGACTGTGCCATTCATCCAGGCCGTGTCTGTCTCAGCCAGTGTGCTCAGCCTCACGGTTATAAGTGTGAACAGGTATTACAGTGTTCACAACCCTCTGAATGCCAGgtccttcttcacccagaggaagaTCCTCAGCACCATCCTGGTGGTGTGGGTCCTGTCCTCTGGGATCTGCATGCCCCTTATATTCATGAACAAAAGGGATGAGATTGGGGTGGTGGAGGGACTGCCATTGGTGTTCCCAATCTGCAGGGAAATATGGCCTCAAGAGAAGCTCAAGCAAGCCTACAACTTCCTGCTCTTCTGTGCCCTCTACTGCCTGCCCGTGCTATTCAATATGGTCATCTGCTTCCTGACCGTGCGAAGGCTGTGGAGCTGCACCAGCCAGTTGAAGGAGTGCAACTCACTGAACCGATCCCTGCCAGCCTCCAGGCTGAAGATCCGCAAGAAGGTGGCCCAGATGGTGGTGGCCCTGGTCCTGCTGTTTGCCATCTCCTGGCTGCCCGTCTACATGATGGACATCTGGATTGACTTCAACATCCCCAACTCTTTGCAGGATGTGACTCCATCTCCCTGGGTCCTGCAGCTCAGACCTTTTGCTCAGTGGCTAGGcctcaccaactccagcctcaACCCCATATGCTATTGCTTTGTTGGGAACCTCTACAGGTCAGCCAAAGAAATGAAGAGCAAATACCATCAGAGGATGGTCTCCCTTTTTAACTTCTCTCTGTCTGAAGGGACTGCACTTTCTTCTGTGCCTGAGCTGCTCTCTTACAGGAACTCCATGGAGTCTGCAAGGAAAGAGTCCAGCTGCACCCTAGCAATGGGAAAGAGGTGTCAGGGGGACTCTGACCCTAAGAACAACTGTGAAACTCTACTAATGTCCTGCCAGCCTCTGTCTCTAAACACCACGTCTAGTGAAAAGACTTTTCTATAATCCTGTTCAGGAAGAACACCTATTAATACATTCATCCTTACTAAGAGGTGTATCAGACACAGCTGATGGCCATGTAGTAGGTTTTTCTGaatctgatattttaaaaagagagaagaaacCTAGCATGccctcttcccacctcccccacccccaaacaaagacagaggaaggaaagagagataaagagaaaaaatgcggagaaaaagattatttttctctttaaacTGAGATGAACTTACCAAAAAAGACAAATTATCTCTATCAGAGACACCTGGACACAAGAAATGCACAATCCTCTCTCGCATTAAAAGCTTTCACACTAAATAGATAAATTTCCAATCAGATGTTCTCCTGCAGTTCCATCTCTGCAGAGATGCAGGTTTGATACATTAGCTATTGTACTTTGACCGCTTGCTGCTGCTTACCTTGAGCTGATAAAGTCCAAATGGAACAAGCTCTCCTGGCTCCAAATCACATCAATTGTTGTTGCAAGCAGTAAAGAAACTCTAGAAACCGTATAACATAAATAGTATTAGCAGAAAATTTCACAGGCTCTGCCACTTGAGATGTCATTGTCTGATCTGTAACACACCAAGCTGCCATACACACAAATACTACTGAAGTGAGTTGTCTGTGACGTAACCATTAtagttctgtatttggaaattcAGAAGCGATAATGTGGCCTCAGAGCCCCTCTGAGAAGTGCAGTAGGAAAATGGGCTCTTCTGGATGGGGAACGTTTTCCTTCTGGTGGTTTGGATATAATTGGATTTCTGTTAACACATTTTACACTCAGAAAGTCAGCTTGCCCACTGCTCTACCTGTACAAAGCAAAGACAATggcatgtgaaaagaaaagtaaaaggtgTTTTACAACAATAAAATCGGAACCAAACCGTCATCTGTAGTCTTGTTATATTTCTCTGGGGAGGAGAGATTCAAAGTGCTTTTACTTTCCTAAAGAGGACATGCAGGTTAAACTATGTGCTATTCGCACTTCTAAAGGAGTCTTTGCTAAGTAAATAGTCATGATTGTTTATTTGTACTATAGTAGTgcctagaacagaggtgggcaaactacgggcccgtgggaccgtcctgcctggcccctgagctcctggtccccagcccctcccctgctgtccccctcccccacagcctcagctcgctcgctcCACCGCCAGCGCAGTGCTGTGGGCgacagggctgtgagctcctggggcagcgcaactgcagagcccggcctgacccggtgctctgtgctgcacggtggcagtGGCGGCATGGCCCGGCTCCAGttgggcagcacagctgtagtgccgccagccaccggtgctccaggcagtgcagtaagggggcagggaacagaCAGGGGTTGGATACAggacaggggagttcagggtgctggtcaggggatgggggtgtggataggagttggggctgtcaggggagaatagggggttgaatgggggcaggggttctgggggggcagtcaggaaaaagggggggttggatggggtggcagggggcagtcaggcgcAGGGGTTccgggagcagtcaggggacagggagaaggggtggttgatggggcaggagtcccggtgGGGGggtagataggaggtgggggcctcctctaaccagccctccatacaatttacgaatcCTGATgcggccttcaggccaaaaagtttacccactcCGGCCTAGAGACCCAGGCCCAAATTGTGATTTCATTGTGCtacgcaggggttctcaaacttcattgcaccatgacccccatCTGCCAACAAAAATtgctacacaaccccaggagtggGGAGTGAAGCCTGAGTCtacctgagccccaccgccctgGACAGAGGAGGGTCAAATCCccagggcttcagtcccaggcgGCGGGGCCTATAACCTGAGCTCTGCCACCCAGGCCTGAAGCCTTTGGTC
It encodes:
- the LOC127057543 gene encoding galanin receptor type 1-like, which codes for MNSSFPFPESHLSLLELLKGENVSLPGVWNGSQGLDWEELEKMLFLFAKEPVTISLTILYLISFVVGFVGNIMSIKVLTRKRSSRMPSLSATRSLLINLAICDLMVVCVCMPITVGNLIYKAWVYGDFLCRTVPFIQAVSVSASVLSLTVISVNRYYSVHNPLNARSFFTQRKILSTILVVWVLSSGICMPLIFMNKRDEIGVVEGLPLVFPICREIWPQEKLKQAYNFLLFCALYCLPVLFNMVICFLTVRRLWSCTSQLKECNSLNRSLPASRLKIRKKVAQMVVALVLLFAISWLPVYMMDIWIDFNIPNSLQDVTPSPWVLQLRPFAQWLGLTNSSLNPICYCFVGNLYRSAKEMKSKYHQRMVSLFNFSLSEGTALSSVPELLSYRNSMESARKESSCTLAMGKRCQGDSDPKNNCETLLMSCQPLSLNTTSSEKTFL